From Dermochelys coriacea isolate rDerCor1 chromosome 15, rDerCor1.pri.v4, whole genome shotgun sequence, a single genomic window includes:
- the LOC119843758 gene encoding zona pellucida sperm-binding protein 3-like: MGLWKAFLGVLIWSSALAAQRAPINSVLYECNKTSIHLAVKMDPLGNGLLLDPQLVHLGSCLYSINLQGFLHFQYLLKDCGFSRLTSGNMVEYFTNLVYRPSPGTGRRYATSFTERINCTDYEAGHLTPMYMSSVTGHLSASGVLMFTVILMNVDFSAPSDSKIFFLGSQIHIEFSVKSSFHQPLQIFVDECTATPTPELSKSPRNYSIIANHGCLVDGKVANSQFLPRQTPEAIQLSLQAFEFVGVDSDIYLHCQVLVWDPRVLMDPTRKACSFHRDTNRWELLDSPSLSSGCSCCDSLCQATTSRHKRDLEGSAREDGLVHAVVVGPLKVQKLAAKTGSYEWDSNYSLAIQSRTGGKPSMMPPPVGALLLEVALIAVVSLGFCLYNGHHKKLCFRTRGAADSCTEGLVTTEQECASINADVE; the protein is encoded by the exons CACCCATTAACTCTGTGCTCTACGAGTGCAATAAAACCAGCATTCACCTGGCTGTAAAGATGGACCCCTTGGGAAATGGACTCCTGCTGGATCCACAACTTGTGCACCTGGGCAGCTGCCTCTACTCCATCAACCTACAGGGCTTCCTGCACTTCCAGTACCTCCTGAAGGACTGTGGCTTCTCTCGGCTG ACATCTGGGAACATGGTTGAATACTTCACGAACCTGGTCTACAGGCCTTCCCCAGGCACAGGCAGACGCTATGCCACCTCCTTCACTGAGAGGATCAACTGCACTGACTATGA GGCAGGGCACTTGACTCCTATGTACATGTCTTCAGTGACTGGCCACCTGTCTGCCTCTGGAGTGCTAATGTTCACAGTGATCCTAATGAATG TGGACTTCAGTGCCCCATCAGACTCCAAGATCTTCTTCCTAGGATCTCAGATCCATATAGAGTTTTCTGTAAAGAGTTCCTTCCACCAGCCTCTGCAGATCTTTGTAGATGAGTGCACTGCCACCCCAACCCCAGAACTTAGCAAGTCTCCCAGGAACTATAGCATCATTGCAAACCATGG GTGCCTTGTGGATGGTAAAGTGGCAAACTCCCAGTTCCTGCCTAGACAAACACCTGAAGCCATCCAGCTCTCCCTGCAGGCCTTTGAATTTGTAGGTGTGGACTCTGAT aTCTATCTCCACTGCCAGGTGCTGGTCTGGGACCCCAGAGTGCTCATGGATCCCACAAGGAAGGCCTGTTCATTTCACAGGGATACCAACAG GTGGGAACTCCTGGACAGTCCCTCTCTGAGCTCTGGCTGTAGCTGCTGCGACTCCCTATGCCAAGCCACAACCTCTCGCCACAAGAGAGACCTGGAAG GCTCTGCAAGGGAAGATGGACTTGTCCATGCTGTTGTTGTTGGCCCCTTGAAGGTGCAGAAACTAGCTGCAAAGACTGGAAGCTACGAGTGGGACTCAAACTACTCTCTTGCAATCCAGAGTCGCACAG GAGGGAAACCAAGTATGATGCCACCTCCTGTTGGTGCCCTGCTGCTGGAAGTAGCTCTAATTGCTGTAGTGTCCCTGGGTTTCTGCCTGTACAATGGCCATCACAAGAAGCTTTGTTTCAGAACCAGGGGGGCTGCAGACTCCTGCACAGAGGGGCTGGTTACTACAGAACAGGAGTGTGCAAGCATTAATGCAGATGTGGAATGA